Genomic window (Osmerus eperlanus chromosome 26, fOsmEpe2.1, whole genome shotgun sequence):
ccccctccacaccccacccacccagacTACAGCAGCTCACGGAGCCCGTTGCGCGCGCAAATGCTCAGGCACAGTCACATCTTTACATACGCGCGGGCACGTCTTCATACACGCTGTGAGCTCTGCTCTGGCTTTCGATTGTACAAGGTGCTCCACGGCGAATGGAATACGAGCAGACACAGGCACAATAACAGGCGCGAGCAGCGGTTTCTCACACGGCTCTCCAGCAAGCAACGGATCTCTTTAAACCATGCTGGATTGACCGGAGAGCAGCTACAATCAATGGGGCTTTGAAATCGTTCAGAATTTATTggaaaggagacagagggaaaacgagggagagcgagagcgcgggagtgagagtgtgtgcgtgtgtgtgagagaggggcgaCAGATAGGTGGACAGAAAGATTCTTTCAACGATGGAACTTACAATGGAAAACATTGGAAATCTGCACGGCGTATCTCACTCTCATCAGAGTGACTTGATGAACTCTCAGCACGCGCGGCAGCCCTCGTCGCACCGTAACTTGCACGGACGGTCAGCGATGGTGTCCAGTATGGCCTCGATATTAGAAGGGGCAGGGGACTACCGCACGGACCACGCGCTGTCCGGTCCCCTGCACCCAGCCATGACCATGTCCTGCGACTCCGGGATGAGCTTGAGCAGTACGTACACCACGCTCACACCGCTGCAGCACCTGCCGCCCATATCCACAGTCTCTGATAAATTTCAccaccatcctcatcctcacgcTCACCACCACCCGGCACACCAGCGGCTTGCGGCCGGTAACGTCAGCGGCAGCTTTGCTCTGATGCGGGACGACAGGAGCCTCGCGTCCATGGGCAACCTATACGGCCACTATCCCAAGGACATGTCAGGGATGGGTCAACCGCTGTCTCCTCTGTCCAACAGCCTAGGATCTTTGCACAACTCCCAGCAGAGTCTTGGTGCCTACGGGCACAGCGCGCACTTGTCCAATGACAAGATGCTGTCCTCGGGAGGGTTCGAGTCCCACGCTGCCATGCTGTCCCGGAGCGAGGAGCACCTGGCGCGCGGTCTCGGAGGCCACGGGGCCGGGATTATGTCCACTCTGAACGGCATGCATCACCACAGTCATCCGCACGCTCAGGGTAACGGGTCAATGCTCTCTGACCGGGAGCGGCAGACGGCGGGGGGCGGGCAGGGAGGTGGGtcggggcaggtggaggagatcaACACCAAAGAGGTAGCACAACGGATAACGGCCGAGCTCAAGCGCTACAGCATCCCCCAGGCCATCTTCGCCCAGCGAATCCTCTGCCGGTCTCAGGGCACGCTCTCGGACCTGCTCCGGAACCCGAAACCATGGAGTAAACTCAAGTCCGGTAGGGAGACCTTCCGGCGGATGTGGAAGTGGCTCCAAGAGCCCGAGTTTCAGCGGATGTCAGCGCTGAGACTAGCAGGTGAGAGGCGCGGTGTGTCCAGGCTACAGCTAGcagacttgtgtgtttgtgtgtgtgtgtttgtgcgagcGTTGGGGGGGGAATCAATGTTGAGTCAATGTGGCGAGACAGTCAACATCTCCTTACACAACCTTTAGGAGTCAACAGCCTATATGTGTAAAGTTGTCATGCTTATAGTTGTTACTTGGTTGGGTGTGTTGCCTATATGCTCTACTAACAATGTCTTcaaatgaaattatagttgATATTCAAATAAAAGCTGAAGAACGAACTATAACATAAAAGGCAGTCAGGCTAGAAAGCAGTTACACTGCGTAACCACCAGAATTTTTGGTTTTCACTGAGAAATCTATAGTCCCCTTAGTTTAGATGAAAATAACGTGATAACTTCAGGCCTATATACCTATACTGCAAATGTGTGGTTGTCATAGGAATCTGGTACTCTTGGGGCCTTGCATCACATGCTCGTGAAGCGCAAACAAGGCTGGTGTGAGGCGCGAGGGCCCAGCCAGTGAGTCAGAGGAGCGTGACCTCTCACGGATCGATCGCTCGAGTCCCGGCGTCCCTTTTCAAAGTAGCCCGCTGATAAATGATCAATATGGATCAGAAAGACGTCCCCAGAAACAGCTGCGTCTTTCTCTAGTATTTGGGCAATAATGGCTACCGTTCAGCTTGTATTTGGAAATACTAAGAGCTAAACTATTTCACTTTCTCACATGGCTTTAAGACGCAATGGGGATTTGTTGTAATCGTGTTGTTGAAGTGGTTGACTATATACATTTTAATATCCTTTATTATCCAATAGATGACTAAGATTTGGAAAGAATCGTAGGCATTAATGGCAAACcgacttaaaatgaaaatgtaaacCCTATCATGCTATAACAACAAAACATTGCGAATTTATCCATAGCCTGTCATGATGTGCTTAAAATGTATATTGAAAAATACAAAGCAGTATTGGTTCAATCTATATTATCCTGGCTGGTAATACAACATGATAATACGCTATCGAATATATTTTATTACATCGCTTATAGTGCTAAAATGTAAGTCCAGATCTTCAGGTCGAAGGATGCGTCAGCGGTCAATGTCAATCTATCATGACCTGCATCTGTATTTTACAAATCTATATTTTTATTTCATTCACACGTATTAATTGTGACACAGAGGTCATTGATTTAAACTCTGGTTTCCTACCAGCCAATACTGCAGCAATCTTTTTTTCTTACTCAAATTCTAGGCCTCAAAGCTGCAAAAATAAAACTGAACCAGTTAATCTCGTTAACTTGAGTAAAAGAGGCGACGGAACGCCATGGAATTGAAACCCAGAGTGAGAGGGAGCTTTCATTGACGCTGTGTGTAAAGGACTGCACTCGGACCTCCGGTTCCTAACGTCAATCAGTCCTCGTGCCGTCGTATTTCAGCGGACGGTTCAATTAAGCAGATATAGTGGCATATTTTAGTTCCAGTCAATGCGCTATTGAAAAGCACTTAATGGCATGTAAATTGTTCTTCCACGCTTTTAGTGGTGTTCTGGTAAATAAAGATTTAAACACTCCACAATTGTCTCCTTAACTGAAAGGTAATTGGGCCGCGAGGTTTTATATCTCCCACACCTGATAAAGAAAGCTCCTTAAGTGAACATGAGGCACTTAGAATAAGGACATagttctccctgtgtgtgtgtgtgtgtgagtgtgtgttattttcttcaTGATAAGAAACAATCGAAGTAGTCATCTATCAGTTTATTAAATACATGTATACGATGTCTTATCGTACACCTTGGCAGGTGCAACCGTGATGGCGCGTGGCTGTGATCATGTTTATAATTATTAATGTATAGGCCTGAATCCTTCGCATGTCTTTTGTGAAAGAGCGGCGTTTCCGCCCCTTAATTGTTGACAACACTGCGGTATAGTGTGAGCCACCTTGCGCGGTCTCCTGTGATCGAGTCACAACGCAGTTTGGCCAAATGACAAATGACGTCTATGTAGATGGCCGGAGCTACATTTTACTTACAGCATTTAAATTATCCATTATCTGGTGTGCGCATGGGGCTGGAAGTGGGAGTGTGGGGGTTGGGATTTTGAAAGGAGGCTGGCAATACTCGGTCGCCCACATCAATCAATAAATTCAAATTACTATTCCAAATTCATCACAGTCTCACAAATCAATGCCGCTGGACTGCTTAGCTAATGCGAAAACCTCAGTGTCTGATAAAGGCACATGGCCGTCTCCATGCTAgcttatatttaaaaaaataacatgATGTTGAGGAATTGCAGCGTCTTTATATAATATTGAGTTAACGAAAGGACCATGAATTAACCATCCTGTCCGTAGGCCTACGCGCTCGTTCTCGGATTCGGTGCAGAGAACTACATCCTTGGAACGAGCAGATGAAGAGGACTTGAAAAAAAGGTCACAACGAAACTATGTTGTATGGAACTGTGATAGTCTCACTGATGATCATTGGTCACTGATGACCAATGAACGCGTCAAAATAGACTGTACGACTTTGAAGAGATCATTAGATCTGGTAAGAGTTTAGCCATGTTTAATCTAACCACTAGAGTAAACAAACCCAAGTTGACATCTTGAACAATAACTGAAATAGGCTACAAGCGATAGAGAGACACTAGAGAGGAGCCACGG
Coding sequences:
- the onecut3a gene encoding hepatocyte nuclear factor 6 codes for the protein MELTMENIGNLHGVSHSHQSDLMNSQHARQPSSHRNLHGRSAMVSSMASILEGAGDYRTDHALSGPLHPAMTMSCDSGMSLSSTYTTLTPLQHLPPISTVSDKFHHHPHPHAHHHPAHQRLAAGNVSGSFALMRDDRSLASMGNLYGHYPKDMSGMGQPLSPLSNSLGSLHNSQQSLGAYGHSAHLSNDKMLSSGGFESHAAMLSRSEEHLARGLGGHGAGIMSTLNGMHHHSHPHAQGNGSMLSDRERQTAGGGQGGGSGQVEEINTKEVAQRITAELKRYSIPQAIFAQRILCRSQGTLSDLLRNPKPWSKLKSGRETFRRMWKWLQEPEFQRMSALRLAACKRKEQDQHKDRNTAPKKQRLVFTDLQGRGGGHACC